One segment of Meriones unguiculatus strain TT.TT164.6M chromosome 3, Bangor_MerUng_6.1, whole genome shotgun sequence DNA contains the following:
- the Mthfr gene encoding methylenetetrahydrofolate reductase (NADPH) isoform X2 gives MSHREARVLPAGHCSPSLGMWASEAGCTSLSVPPSISRNAAMVNEARGSGSPSPQSEGSSGSESSKDSSRCSTPTLDPERRERLREKMRRRMDSGDKWFSLEFFPPRTAEGAVNLIARFDRMAAGGPLFVDVTWHPAGDPGSDKETSSMMIASTAVNYCGLETILHMTCCQQRQEEITGHLHRAKQLGLKNIMALRGDPVGDHWEAAEGGFNFATDLVKHIRSEFGDYFDICVAGYPRGHPEAVCFEEDLKHLKEKVSAGADFIITQLFFEASAFLSFVKACTEIGISCPILPGIFPIQGYTSLRQLVKLSKLEVPQKIKDVIEPIKDNDAAIRNYGIELAVSLCRELLDSGLVPGLHFYTLNREVATMEVLKQLGMWTEDPRRPLPWAVSAHPKRREEDVRPIFWASRPKSYIYRTQGWDEFPNGRWGNSSSPAFGELKDYYLFYLKSKSPREELLKMWGEELTSEESVFEVFEHYLSGEPNRHGYRVTCLPWNDDPLAAETSLMKEELLRVNRLGILTVNSQPNINGKPSSDPVVGWGPSGGYVFQKAYLEFFTSRETVKALLQVLKKYELRVNYHIVDVKGENITNAPELQPNAVTWGIFPGREIIQPTVVDPISFMFWKDEAFALWIEQWGKLYEEESPSRMVIQYIHDNYFLVNLVDNEFPLDNCLWQVVEETFGLLNRDTEAQAP, from the exons ATGAGCCATCGAGAAGCCAGGGTCCTCCCAGCTGGGCACTGCTCCCCATCTCTGGGAATGTGGGCCTCAGAGGCTGGCTGCACGAGTCTTTCTGTGCCACCCTCTATCAG CAGGAATGCCGCCATGGTGAACGAGGCCAGAGGAAGTGGCAGCCCCAGCCCCCAATCCGAGGGCAGCAGCGGCAGTGAGAGCTCCAAGGACAGCTCAAGATGTTCCACCCCCACCCTGGACCCGGAGCGGCGCGAGAGACTCCGGGAGAAGATGAGGCGCAGGATGGACTCTGGTGACAAGTGGTTCTCTCTGGAGTTCTTCCCTCCTCGGACTGCTGAAGGAGCTGTTAACCTCATCGCGAG GTTTGACCGGATGGCAGCAGGGGGCCCCCTCTTCGTGGATGTTACCTGGCACCCAGCTGGAGACCCTGGCTCCGACAAGGAGACCTCGTCCATGATGATTGCCAGCACAGCGGTGAACTACTGTGGCTTGGAAACCATCCTGCACATGACCTGCTGCCAGCAGCGCCAGGAGGAGATTACAGGCCATCTGCACAGAGCCAAGCAGCTTGGCCTGAAGAACATAATGGCACTGAGGGGAG ACCCTGTAGGTGACCACTGGGAAGCGGCGGAAGGAGGCTTCAACTTTGCCACAGACCTGGTGAAACACATCCGGAGCGAGTTTGGCGACTACTTTGACATCTGTGTGGCAG GATACCCCAGAGGCCACCCCGAGGCAGTGTGCTTTGAGGAGGACCTGAAGCACTTGAAGGAGAAGGTATCTGCAGGCGCTGACTTCATCATCACCCAGCTCTTCTTTGAGGCCAGTGCCTTCCTCAGTTTCGTGAAGGCCTGCACGGAGATAGGCATCTCCTGCCCTATCCTGCCTGGGATCTTCCCTATCCAG GGCTACACCTCCCTTCGGCAGCTTGTGAAACTGTCTAAGCTGGAGGTACCACAGAAGATCAAGGATGTAATTGAGCCAATTAAAGACAACGATGCTGCCATCCGCAACTATGGCATCGAGCTGGCTGTGAGCTTGTGCCGGGAGCTGCTGGACAGTGGCCTGGTGCCAGGCCTCCACTTCTACACCCTCAACCGTGAGGTGGCCACCATGGAGGTGCTGAAGCAACTGGGCATGTGGACTGAGGACCCCAG GCGTCCCCTGCCCTGGGCTGTCAGTGCGCACCCCAAGCGCCGAGAGGAAGATGTGCGTCCCATCTTCTGGGCTTCCAGACCAAAAAGCTATATCTACCGCACACAGGGCTGGGATGAGTTTCCCAATGGCCGCTG GGGTAATTCCTCCTCACCGGCCTTTGGGGAGCTGAAGGACTACTACCTCTTCTACCTGAAAAGCAAGTCCCCCAGAGAGGAGCTGCTGAAGATGTGGGGCGAGGAGCTCACCAGCGAAGAGAGTGTCTTTGAAGTCTTTGAGCATTACCTCTCGGGAGAGCCAAACCGGcatggctacaga GTAACATGCCTGCCCTGGAACGATGATCCCCTGGCAGCGGAGACCAGCCTGATGAAGGAGGAGCTGCTGCGCGTGAACAGGCTGGGCATCCTCACCGTCAACTCACAGCCCAACATCAATGGGAAGCCGTCCTCAGACCCTGTGGTGGGCTGGGGCCCCAGCGGGGGGTATGTCTTCCAGAAG GCCTACCTAGAGTTCTTCACCTCCCGGGAGACAGTGAAAGCACTTCTGCAAGTGCTGAAGAAGTACGAGCTCCGAGTTAACTACCACATTGTGGATGTGAAG GGAGAGAACATCACTAATGCCCCTGAGCTGCAGCCCAACGCTGTCACGTGGGGCATCTTCCCTGGTCGAGAGATCATCCAGCCTACTGTGGTGGATCCCATAAGCTTCATGTTCTGGAAG GATGAGGCCTTTGCCCTGTGGATCGAGCAGTGGGGTAAGCTGTATGAGGAGGAATCCCCATCCCGCATGGTCATCCAGTACATCCATGACAACTACTTCCTGGTCAATCTGGTGGACAACGAGTTCCCGCTAGACAACTGCCTGTGGCAGGTGGTGGAAGAGACATTTGGGCTGCTCAACAGGGACACAGAGGCACAGGCCCCATAA
- the Mthfr gene encoding methylenetetrahydrofolate reductase (NADPH) isoform X1: MLHEPHPCWLPFYPKQRPLRCWVCMGFGYSPLMPPAPTLYSRNAAMVNEARGSGSPSPQSEGSSGSESSKDSSRCSTPTLDPERRERLREKMRRRMDSGDKWFSLEFFPPRTAEGAVNLIARFDRMAAGGPLFVDVTWHPAGDPGSDKETSSMMIASTAVNYCGLETILHMTCCQQRQEEITGHLHRAKQLGLKNIMALRGDPVGDHWEAAEGGFNFATDLVKHIRSEFGDYFDICVAGYPRGHPEAVCFEEDLKHLKEKVSAGADFIITQLFFEASAFLSFVKACTEIGISCPILPGIFPIQGYTSLRQLVKLSKLEVPQKIKDVIEPIKDNDAAIRNYGIELAVSLCRELLDSGLVPGLHFYTLNREVATMEVLKQLGMWTEDPRRPLPWAVSAHPKRREEDVRPIFWASRPKSYIYRTQGWDEFPNGRWGNSSSPAFGELKDYYLFYLKSKSPREELLKMWGEELTSEESVFEVFEHYLSGEPNRHGYRVTCLPWNDDPLAAETSLMKEELLRVNRLGILTVNSQPNINGKPSSDPVVGWGPSGGYVFQKAYLEFFTSRETVKALLQVLKKYELRVNYHIVDVKGENITNAPELQPNAVTWGIFPGREIIQPTVVDPISFMFWKDEAFALWIEQWGKLYEEESPSRMVIQYIHDNYFLVNLVDNEFPLDNCLWQVVEETFGLLNRDTEAQAP; the protein is encoded by the exons ATGCTGCATGAGCCTCACCCTTGCTGGCTGCCTTTCTACCCGAAGCAGCGTCCACTCAGGTGTTGGGTGTGCATGGGGTTTGGCTACAGCCCTCTAATGCCCCCGGCCCCCACCCTGTACAGCAGGAATGCCGCCATGGTGAACGAGGCCAGAGGAAGTGGCAGCCCCAGCCCCCAATCCGAGGGCAGCAGCGGCAGTGAGAGCTCCAAGGACAGCTCAAGATGTTCCACCCCCACCCTGGACCCGGAGCGGCGCGAGAGACTCCGGGAGAAGATGAGGCGCAGGATGGACTCTGGTGACAAGTGGTTCTCTCTGGAGTTCTTCCCTCCTCGGACTGCTGAAGGAGCTGTTAACCTCATCGCGAG GTTTGACCGGATGGCAGCAGGGGGCCCCCTCTTCGTGGATGTTACCTGGCACCCAGCTGGAGACCCTGGCTCCGACAAGGAGACCTCGTCCATGATGATTGCCAGCACAGCGGTGAACTACTGTGGCTTGGAAACCATCCTGCACATGACCTGCTGCCAGCAGCGCCAGGAGGAGATTACAGGCCATCTGCACAGAGCCAAGCAGCTTGGCCTGAAGAACATAATGGCACTGAGGGGAG ACCCTGTAGGTGACCACTGGGAAGCGGCGGAAGGAGGCTTCAACTTTGCCACAGACCTGGTGAAACACATCCGGAGCGAGTTTGGCGACTACTTTGACATCTGTGTGGCAG GATACCCCAGAGGCCACCCCGAGGCAGTGTGCTTTGAGGAGGACCTGAAGCACTTGAAGGAGAAGGTATCTGCAGGCGCTGACTTCATCATCACCCAGCTCTTCTTTGAGGCCAGTGCCTTCCTCAGTTTCGTGAAGGCCTGCACGGAGATAGGCATCTCCTGCCCTATCCTGCCTGGGATCTTCCCTATCCAG GGCTACACCTCCCTTCGGCAGCTTGTGAAACTGTCTAAGCTGGAGGTACCACAGAAGATCAAGGATGTAATTGAGCCAATTAAAGACAACGATGCTGCCATCCGCAACTATGGCATCGAGCTGGCTGTGAGCTTGTGCCGGGAGCTGCTGGACAGTGGCCTGGTGCCAGGCCTCCACTTCTACACCCTCAACCGTGAGGTGGCCACCATGGAGGTGCTGAAGCAACTGGGCATGTGGACTGAGGACCCCAG GCGTCCCCTGCCCTGGGCTGTCAGTGCGCACCCCAAGCGCCGAGAGGAAGATGTGCGTCCCATCTTCTGGGCTTCCAGACCAAAAAGCTATATCTACCGCACACAGGGCTGGGATGAGTTTCCCAATGGCCGCTG GGGTAATTCCTCCTCACCGGCCTTTGGGGAGCTGAAGGACTACTACCTCTTCTACCTGAAAAGCAAGTCCCCCAGAGAGGAGCTGCTGAAGATGTGGGGCGAGGAGCTCACCAGCGAAGAGAGTGTCTTTGAAGTCTTTGAGCATTACCTCTCGGGAGAGCCAAACCGGcatggctacaga GTAACATGCCTGCCCTGGAACGATGATCCCCTGGCAGCGGAGACCAGCCTGATGAAGGAGGAGCTGCTGCGCGTGAACAGGCTGGGCATCCTCACCGTCAACTCACAGCCCAACATCAATGGGAAGCCGTCCTCAGACCCTGTGGTGGGCTGGGGCCCCAGCGGGGGGTATGTCTTCCAGAAG GCCTACCTAGAGTTCTTCACCTCCCGGGAGACAGTGAAAGCACTTCTGCAAGTGCTGAAGAAGTACGAGCTCCGAGTTAACTACCACATTGTGGATGTGAAG GGAGAGAACATCACTAATGCCCCTGAGCTGCAGCCCAACGCTGTCACGTGGGGCATCTTCCCTGGTCGAGAGATCATCCAGCCTACTGTGGTGGATCCCATAAGCTTCATGTTCTGGAAG GATGAGGCCTTTGCCCTGTGGATCGAGCAGTGGGGTAAGCTGTATGAGGAGGAATCCCCATCCCGCATGGTCATCCAGTACATCCATGACAACTACTTCCTGGTCAATCTGGTGGACAACGAGTTCCCGCTAGACAACTGCCTGTGGCAGGTGGTGGAAGAGACATTTGGGCTGCTCAACAGGGACACAGAGGCACAGGCCCCATAA
- the Mthfr gene encoding methylenetetrahydrofolate reductase (NADPH) isoform X4 — protein MVNEARGSGSPSPQSEGSSGSESSKDSSRCSTPTLDPERRERLREKMRRRMDSGDKWFSLEFFPPRTAEGAVNLIARFDRMAAGGPLFVDVTWHPAGDPGSDKETSSMMIASTAVNYCGLETILHMTCCQQRQEEITGHLHRAKQLGLKNIMALRGDPVGDHWEAAEGGFNFATDLVKHIRSEFGDYFDICVAGYPRGHPEAVCFEEDLKHLKEKVSAGADFIITQLFFEASAFLSFVKACTEIGISCPILPGIFPIQGYTSLRQLVKLSKLEVPQKIKDVIEPIKDNDAAIRNYGIELAVSLCRELLDSGLVPGLHFYTLNREVATMEVLKQLGMWTEDPRRPLPWAVSAHPKRREEDVRPIFWASRPKSYIYRTQGWDEFPNGRWGNSSSPAFGELKDYYLFYLKSKSPREELLKMWGEELTSEESVFEVFEHYLSGEPNRHGYRVTCLPWNDDPLAAETSLMKEELLRVNRLGILTVNSQPNINGKPSSDPVVGWGPSGGYVFQKAYLEFFTSRETVKALLQVLKKYELRVNYHIVDVKGENITNAPELQPNAVTWGIFPGREIIQPTVVDPISFMFWKDEAFALWIEQWGKLYEEESPSRMVIQYIHDNYFLVNLVDNEFPLDNCLWQVVEETFGLLNRDTEAQAP, from the exons ATGGTGAACGAGGCCAGAGGAAGTGGCAGCCCCAGCCCCCAATCCGAGGGCAGCAGCGGCAGTGAGAGCTCCAAGGACAGCTCAAGATGTTCCACCCCCACCCTGGACCCGGAGCGGCGCGAGAGACTCCGGGAGAAGATGAGGCGCAGGATGGACTCTGGTGACAAGTGGTTCTCTCTGGAGTTCTTCCCTCCTCGGACTGCTGAAGGAGCTGTTAACCTCATCGCGAG GTTTGACCGGATGGCAGCAGGGGGCCCCCTCTTCGTGGATGTTACCTGGCACCCAGCTGGAGACCCTGGCTCCGACAAGGAGACCTCGTCCATGATGATTGCCAGCACAGCGGTGAACTACTGTGGCTTGGAAACCATCCTGCACATGACCTGCTGCCAGCAGCGCCAGGAGGAGATTACAGGCCATCTGCACAGAGCCAAGCAGCTTGGCCTGAAGAACATAATGGCACTGAGGGGAG ACCCTGTAGGTGACCACTGGGAAGCGGCGGAAGGAGGCTTCAACTTTGCCACAGACCTGGTGAAACACATCCGGAGCGAGTTTGGCGACTACTTTGACATCTGTGTGGCAG GATACCCCAGAGGCCACCCCGAGGCAGTGTGCTTTGAGGAGGACCTGAAGCACTTGAAGGAGAAGGTATCTGCAGGCGCTGACTTCATCATCACCCAGCTCTTCTTTGAGGCCAGTGCCTTCCTCAGTTTCGTGAAGGCCTGCACGGAGATAGGCATCTCCTGCCCTATCCTGCCTGGGATCTTCCCTATCCAG GGCTACACCTCCCTTCGGCAGCTTGTGAAACTGTCTAAGCTGGAGGTACCACAGAAGATCAAGGATGTAATTGAGCCAATTAAAGACAACGATGCTGCCATCCGCAACTATGGCATCGAGCTGGCTGTGAGCTTGTGCCGGGAGCTGCTGGACAGTGGCCTGGTGCCAGGCCTCCACTTCTACACCCTCAACCGTGAGGTGGCCACCATGGAGGTGCTGAAGCAACTGGGCATGTGGACTGAGGACCCCAG GCGTCCCCTGCCCTGGGCTGTCAGTGCGCACCCCAAGCGCCGAGAGGAAGATGTGCGTCCCATCTTCTGGGCTTCCAGACCAAAAAGCTATATCTACCGCACACAGGGCTGGGATGAGTTTCCCAATGGCCGCTG GGGTAATTCCTCCTCACCGGCCTTTGGGGAGCTGAAGGACTACTACCTCTTCTACCTGAAAAGCAAGTCCCCCAGAGAGGAGCTGCTGAAGATGTGGGGCGAGGAGCTCACCAGCGAAGAGAGTGTCTTTGAAGTCTTTGAGCATTACCTCTCGGGAGAGCCAAACCGGcatggctacaga GTAACATGCCTGCCCTGGAACGATGATCCCCTGGCAGCGGAGACCAGCCTGATGAAGGAGGAGCTGCTGCGCGTGAACAGGCTGGGCATCCTCACCGTCAACTCACAGCCCAACATCAATGGGAAGCCGTCCTCAGACCCTGTGGTGGGCTGGGGCCCCAGCGGGGGGTATGTCTTCCAGAAG GCCTACCTAGAGTTCTTCACCTCCCGGGAGACAGTGAAAGCACTTCTGCAAGTGCTGAAGAAGTACGAGCTCCGAGTTAACTACCACATTGTGGATGTGAAG GGAGAGAACATCACTAATGCCCCTGAGCTGCAGCCCAACGCTGTCACGTGGGGCATCTTCCCTGGTCGAGAGATCATCCAGCCTACTGTGGTGGATCCCATAAGCTTCATGTTCTGGAAG GATGAGGCCTTTGCCCTGTGGATCGAGCAGTGGGGTAAGCTGTATGAGGAGGAATCCCCATCCCGCATGGTCATCCAGTACATCCATGACAACTACTTCCTGGTCAATCTGGTGGACAACGAGTTCCCGCTAGACAACTGCCTGTGGCAGGTGGTGGAAGAGACATTTGGGCTGCTCAACAGGGACACAGAGGCACAGGCCCCATAA
- the Mthfr gene encoding methylenetetrahydrofolate reductase (NADPH) isoform X3 gives MSHREARVLPAGHCSPSLGMWASEAGCTSLSVPPSIRNAAMVNEARGSGSPSPQSEGSSGSESSKDSSRCSTPTLDPERRERLREKMRRRMDSGDKWFSLEFFPPRTAEGAVNLIARFDRMAAGGPLFVDVTWHPAGDPGSDKETSSMMIASTAVNYCGLETILHMTCCQQRQEEITGHLHRAKQLGLKNIMALRGDPVGDHWEAAEGGFNFATDLVKHIRSEFGDYFDICVAGYPRGHPEAVCFEEDLKHLKEKVSAGADFIITQLFFEASAFLSFVKACTEIGISCPILPGIFPIQGYTSLRQLVKLSKLEVPQKIKDVIEPIKDNDAAIRNYGIELAVSLCRELLDSGLVPGLHFYTLNREVATMEVLKQLGMWTEDPRRPLPWAVSAHPKRREEDVRPIFWASRPKSYIYRTQGWDEFPNGRWGNSSSPAFGELKDYYLFYLKSKSPREELLKMWGEELTSEESVFEVFEHYLSGEPNRHGYRVTCLPWNDDPLAAETSLMKEELLRVNRLGILTVNSQPNINGKPSSDPVVGWGPSGGYVFQKAYLEFFTSRETVKALLQVLKKYELRVNYHIVDVKGENITNAPELQPNAVTWGIFPGREIIQPTVVDPISFMFWKDEAFALWIEQWGKLYEEESPSRMVIQYIHDNYFLVNLVDNEFPLDNCLWQVVEETFGLLNRDTEAQAP, from the exons ATGAGCCATCGAGAAGCCAGGGTCCTCCCAGCTGGGCACTGCTCCCCATCTCTGGGAATGTGGGCCTCAGAGGCTGGCTGCACGAGTCTTTCTGTGCCACCCTCTATCAG GAATGCCGCCATGGTGAACGAGGCCAGAGGAAGTGGCAGCCCCAGCCCCCAATCCGAGGGCAGCAGCGGCAGTGAGAGCTCCAAGGACAGCTCAAGATGTTCCACCCCCACCCTGGACCCGGAGCGGCGCGAGAGACTCCGGGAGAAGATGAGGCGCAGGATGGACTCTGGTGACAAGTGGTTCTCTCTGGAGTTCTTCCCTCCTCGGACTGCTGAAGGAGCTGTTAACCTCATCGCGAG GTTTGACCGGATGGCAGCAGGGGGCCCCCTCTTCGTGGATGTTACCTGGCACCCAGCTGGAGACCCTGGCTCCGACAAGGAGACCTCGTCCATGATGATTGCCAGCACAGCGGTGAACTACTGTGGCTTGGAAACCATCCTGCACATGACCTGCTGCCAGCAGCGCCAGGAGGAGATTACAGGCCATCTGCACAGAGCCAAGCAGCTTGGCCTGAAGAACATAATGGCACTGAGGGGAG ACCCTGTAGGTGACCACTGGGAAGCGGCGGAAGGAGGCTTCAACTTTGCCACAGACCTGGTGAAACACATCCGGAGCGAGTTTGGCGACTACTTTGACATCTGTGTGGCAG GATACCCCAGAGGCCACCCCGAGGCAGTGTGCTTTGAGGAGGACCTGAAGCACTTGAAGGAGAAGGTATCTGCAGGCGCTGACTTCATCATCACCCAGCTCTTCTTTGAGGCCAGTGCCTTCCTCAGTTTCGTGAAGGCCTGCACGGAGATAGGCATCTCCTGCCCTATCCTGCCTGGGATCTTCCCTATCCAG GGCTACACCTCCCTTCGGCAGCTTGTGAAACTGTCTAAGCTGGAGGTACCACAGAAGATCAAGGATGTAATTGAGCCAATTAAAGACAACGATGCTGCCATCCGCAACTATGGCATCGAGCTGGCTGTGAGCTTGTGCCGGGAGCTGCTGGACAGTGGCCTGGTGCCAGGCCTCCACTTCTACACCCTCAACCGTGAGGTGGCCACCATGGAGGTGCTGAAGCAACTGGGCATGTGGACTGAGGACCCCAG GCGTCCCCTGCCCTGGGCTGTCAGTGCGCACCCCAAGCGCCGAGAGGAAGATGTGCGTCCCATCTTCTGGGCTTCCAGACCAAAAAGCTATATCTACCGCACACAGGGCTGGGATGAGTTTCCCAATGGCCGCTG GGGTAATTCCTCCTCACCGGCCTTTGGGGAGCTGAAGGACTACTACCTCTTCTACCTGAAAAGCAAGTCCCCCAGAGAGGAGCTGCTGAAGATGTGGGGCGAGGAGCTCACCAGCGAAGAGAGTGTCTTTGAAGTCTTTGAGCATTACCTCTCGGGAGAGCCAAACCGGcatggctacaga GTAACATGCCTGCCCTGGAACGATGATCCCCTGGCAGCGGAGACCAGCCTGATGAAGGAGGAGCTGCTGCGCGTGAACAGGCTGGGCATCCTCACCGTCAACTCACAGCCCAACATCAATGGGAAGCCGTCCTCAGACCCTGTGGTGGGCTGGGGCCCCAGCGGGGGGTATGTCTTCCAGAAG GCCTACCTAGAGTTCTTCACCTCCCGGGAGACAGTGAAAGCACTTCTGCAAGTGCTGAAGAAGTACGAGCTCCGAGTTAACTACCACATTGTGGATGTGAAG GGAGAGAACATCACTAATGCCCCTGAGCTGCAGCCCAACGCTGTCACGTGGGGCATCTTCCCTGGTCGAGAGATCATCCAGCCTACTGTGGTGGATCCCATAAGCTTCATGTTCTGGAAG GATGAGGCCTTTGCCCTGTGGATCGAGCAGTGGGGTAAGCTGTATGAGGAGGAATCCCCATCCCGCATGGTCATCCAGTACATCCATGACAACTACTTCCTGGTCAATCTGGTGGACAACGAGTTCCCGCTAGACAACTGCCTGTGGCAGGTGGTGGAAGAGACATTTGGGCTGCTCAACAGGGACACAGAGGCACAGGCCCCATAA
- the Mthfr gene encoding methylenetetrahydrofolate reductase (NADPH) isoform X5: protein MLHEPHPCWLPFYPKQRPLRCWVCMGFGYSPLMPPAPTLYSRNAAMVNEARGSGSPSPQSEGSSGSESSKDSSRCSTPTLDPERRERLREKMRRRMDSGDKWFSLEFFPPRTAEGAVNLIARFDRMAAGGPLFVDVTWHPAGDPGSDKETSSMMIASTAVNYCGLETILHMTCCQQRQEEITGHLHRAKQLGLKNIMALRGDPVGDHWEAAEGGFNFATDLVKHIRSEFGDYFDICVAGYPRGHPEAVCFEEDLKHLKEKVSAGADFIITQLFFEASAFLSFVKACTEIGISCPILPGIFPIQGYTSLRQLVKLSKLEVPQKIKDVIEPIKDNDAAIRNYGIELAVSLCRELLDSGLVPGLHFYTLNREVATMEVLKQLGMWTEDPRRPLPWAVSAHPKRREEDVRPIFWASRPKSYIYRTQGWDEFPNGRWGNSSSPAFGELKDYYLFYLKSKSPREELLKMWGEELTSEESVFEVFEHYLSGEPNRHGYRVTCLPWNDDPLAAETSLMKEELLRVNRLGILTVNSQPNINGKPSSDPVVGWGPSGGYVFQKAYLEFFTSRETVKALLQVLKKYELRVNYHIVDVKGENITNAPELQPNAVTWGIFPGREIIQPTVVDPISFMFWKDEAFALWIEQWEKRTSGLKVTF from the exons ATGCTGCATGAGCCTCACCCTTGCTGGCTGCCTTTCTACCCGAAGCAGCGTCCACTCAGGTGTTGGGTGTGCATGGGGTTTGGCTACAGCCCTCTAATGCCCCCGGCCCCCACCCTGTACAGCAGGAATGCCGCCATGGTGAACGAGGCCAGAGGAAGTGGCAGCCCCAGCCCCCAATCCGAGGGCAGCAGCGGCAGTGAGAGCTCCAAGGACAGCTCAAGATGTTCCACCCCCACCCTGGACCCGGAGCGGCGCGAGAGACTCCGGGAGAAGATGAGGCGCAGGATGGACTCTGGTGACAAGTGGTTCTCTCTGGAGTTCTTCCCTCCTCGGACTGCTGAAGGAGCTGTTAACCTCATCGCGAG GTTTGACCGGATGGCAGCAGGGGGCCCCCTCTTCGTGGATGTTACCTGGCACCCAGCTGGAGACCCTGGCTCCGACAAGGAGACCTCGTCCATGATGATTGCCAGCACAGCGGTGAACTACTGTGGCTTGGAAACCATCCTGCACATGACCTGCTGCCAGCAGCGCCAGGAGGAGATTACAGGCCATCTGCACAGAGCCAAGCAGCTTGGCCTGAAGAACATAATGGCACTGAGGGGAG ACCCTGTAGGTGACCACTGGGAAGCGGCGGAAGGAGGCTTCAACTTTGCCACAGACCTGGTGAAACACATCCGGAGCGAGTTTGGCGACTACTTTGACATCTGTGTGGCAG GATACCCCAGAGGCCACCCCGAGGCAGTGTGCTTTGAGGAGGACCTGAAGCACTTGAAGGAGAAGGTATCTGCAGGCGCTGACTTCATCATCACCCAGCTCTTCTTTGAGGCCAGTGCCTTCCTCAGTTTCGTGAAGGCCTGCACGGAGATAGGCATCTCCTGCCCTATCCTGCCTGGGATCTTCCCTATCCAG GGCTACACCTCCCTTCGGCAGCTTGTGAAACTGTCTAAGCTGGAGGTACCACAGAAGATCAAGGATGTAATTGAGCCAATTAAAGACAACGATGCTGCCATCCGCAACTATGGCATCGAGCTGGCTGTGAGCTTGTGCCGGGAGCTGCTGGACAGTGGCCTGGTGCCAGGCCTCCACTTCTACACCCTCAACCGTGAGGTGGCCACCATGGAGGTGCTGAAGCAACTGGGCATGTGGACTGAGGACCCCAG GCGTCCCCTGCCCTGGGCTGTCAGTGCGCACCCCAAGCGCCGAGAGGAAGATGTGCGTCCCATCTTCTGGGCTTCCAGACCAAAAAGCTATATCTACCGCACACAGGGCTGGGATGAGTTTCCCAATGGCCGCTG GGGTAATTCCTCCTCACCGGCCTTTGGGGAGCTGAAGGACTACTACCTCTTCTACCTGAAAAGCAAGTCCCCCAGAGAGGAGCTGCTGAAGATGTGGGGCGAGGAGCTCACCAGCGAAGAGAGTGTCTTTGAAGTCTTTGAGCATTACCTCTCGGGAGAGCCAAACCGGcatggctacaga GTAACATGCCTGCCCTGGAACGATGATCCCCTGGCAGCGGAGACCAGCCTGATGAAGGAGGAGCTGCTGCGCGTGAACAGGCTGGGCATCCTCACCGTCAACTCACAGCCCAACATCAATGGGAAGCCGTCCTCAGACCCTGTGGTGGGCTGGGGCCCCAGCGGGGGGTATGTCTTCCAGAAG GCCTACCTAGAGTTCTTCACCTCCCGGGAGACAGTGAAAGCACTTCTGCAAGTGCTGAAGAAGTACGAGCTCCGAGTTAACTACCACATTGTGGATGTGAAG GGAGAGAACATCACTAATGCCCCTGAGCTGCAGCCCAACGCTGTCACGTGGGGCATCTTCCCTGGTCGAGAGATCATCCAGCCTACTGTGGTGGATCCCATAAGCTTCATGTTCTGGAAG GATGAGGCCTTTGCCCTGTGGATCGAGCAGTGGG